In one Sphingobium sp. MI1205 genomic region, the following are encoded:
- a CDS encoding HesA/MoeB/ThiF family protein, translated as MNPAPLTLSDEQLERYARHIVLKEIGGAGQARLLSADVAVIGAGGIGSPAILYLAAAGVGTIRVIDDDHVALTNLQRQIMFGTSDIGAAKAERAMTAVARLNPDVKLIPINARIGSDNAALMLRDADVVLDGCDSFATRLAVADCAQRLRIPLVSAAVGSFEGQLATYRGWESDQPCYRCLVGDPQDAPERNCAETGVIGALTGAMGSLAALEVIRALVPFGADMAGKLLLADLLSMRFRTVSVAKDPGCKACAAELCAN; from the coding sequence ATGAACCCTGCGCCGCTGACACTCTCCGACGAGCAGCTTGAGCGCTATGCGCGGCACATCGTCCTCAAGGAGATAGGCGGCGCCGGTCAGGCGCGGCTGCTGTCAGCGGACGTCGCGGTAATCGGCGCGGGCGGGATCGGCAGCCCGGCGATCCTTTATCTCGCGGCGGCGGGCGTGGGCACGATCCGCGTTATCGATGACGATCATGTCGCCCTAACCAATTTGCAGCGGCAAATTATGTTCGGCACGAGTGACATCGGCGCAGCCAAAGCCGAACGCGCCATGACCGCGGTGGCACGGCTCAATCCCGATGTGAAGCTGATCCCGATCAACGCGCGTATCGGTTCAGACAATGCTGCGCTGATGCTGCGCGACGCCGATGTCGTGTTGGACGGGTGCGACAGTTTCGCCACGCGGCTCGCAGTGGCCGACTGCGCGCAAAGGCTGCGCATCCCACTGGTGTCGGCGGCGGTGGGATCCTTCGAAGGACAACTGGCCACCTATCGCGGCTGGGAAAGCGACCAGCCCTGCTATCGTTGCCTGGTAGGCGACCCGCAGGACGCGCCGGAGCGCAACTGCGCGGAGACAGGTGTGATCGGGGCCCTGACCGGGGCGATGGGTAGCCTGGCGGCGCTGGAAGTCATCCGCGCGCTCGTTCCCTTCGGCGCTGATATGGCGGGCAAGCTGCTACTCGCCGACCTGCTTTCCATGCGCTTCCGCACGGTGAGCGTCGCCAAGGACCCCGGCTGCAAGGCCTGCGCCGCTGAGCTATGCGCGAACTGA
- a CDS encoding DsrE/DsrF/DrsH-like family protein: MRELRIIVATADAERLRGALVLASAQAALGGTASLFLQLDGVALLAPSAGAPRDATHRSAGLPTLGQLIAEAQALDVAILACQSGMALHGLAEQDLPQGVTVSGPISFLQDTNDEARLIFA; this comes from the coding sequence ATGCGCGAACTGAGGATCATCGTCGCGACGGCCGATGCGGAGCGGCTGCGCGGCGCGCTGGTGCTGGCGAGTGCACAGGCGGCGCTGGGCGGGACCGCGAGCCTTTTTCTGCAACTGGATGGTGTGGCGTTACTCGCCCCTTCCGCCGGAGCCCCCAGAGATGCAACACATCGCTCGGCGGGTTTGCCGACGCTCGGCCAGCTTATCGCGGAAGCGCAGGCGTTGGACGTGGCCATCCTCGCCTGCCAGAGCGGAATGGCGTTGCACGGGCTTGCCGAGCAGGACCTTCCTCAGGGCGTTACGGTAAGCGGCCCTATCTCATTCCTCCAGGACACCAACGACGAGGCGCGGCTGATCTTCGCCTGA